In the genome of Chloroflexota bacterium, one region contains:
- the ade gene encoding adenine deaminase has product MPKRRPWHEISRELVDCAMGRAPADMIICNGQWVCVQSGEIVPNTDVAIKGSRIAYVGPDASHTLESSTKVIDAAGRYLVPGLLDGHMHVESGMVTVTEFARAVIPHGTTGMFIDPHEIANIFGLRGVRLVVDEAANLPINVWVQMPSCVPSAPGLETPGASIGPDEVREAMTWPGVIGLGEMMNFPGVFLSDPKMHGEMAETMKARKVIGGHYAAPDLGRPFHGYVAGGPADDHEGTRVDDAVARVRQGMKAMLRLGSAWYDVATQVKAVTEMGLDPRHFILVTDDSHSGTLVNEGHMNRVVRHAIQQGLKPITAIQMATLNTAEHFGVSNDVGQIAPGRYADILIVSDLSALAIDVVIGAGEVLAQGGKLAVDLPRFEYPVDVKQSVHLGKKLTAADFKIPGPKSQNPKNPNSKVKANVIGVIENQAPTKHLRFDLPVNSGEVKGDPALDVCKVALVERHKGTGGVQVGFVHGFGFNTPCAIASTVAHDSHHMLVVGTDEAAMAMAANELAARGGGMLVVKDDKVEAVVELPIAGLMSDERADAVAAKAEKVLAAYRACGCQLHNANMQLSLLALVVIPELRISDLGLVDVTKFEFVPVLI; this is encoded by the coding sequence ATGCCTAAACGCCGACCCTGGCACGAAATTTCCCGCGAACTGGTGGATTGCGCGATGGGCCGCGCGCCCGCCGACATGATCATCTGCAACGGGCAGTGGGTGTGCGTGCAGTCGGGCGAGATCGTCCCGAACACTGACGTTGCCATCAAAGGTTCGCGCATCGCTTACGTCGGGCCGGACGCCAGTCACACGTTGGAGTCGAGCACCAAAGTGATTGACGCCGCCGGGCGCTACCTCGTGCCGGGCTTGCTCGACGGCCACATGCACGTCGAGTCGGGCATGGTCACCGTCACCGAGTTTGCCCGGGCTGTCATCCCGCACGGCACGACCGGCATGTTCATTGACCCGCACGAGATCGCCAACATCTTCGGCCTGCGCGGCGTGAGGCTGGTGGTGGATGAAGCCGCCAACTTGCCCATCAACGTCTGGGTACAAATGCCGTCGTGCGTGCCTTCCGCGCCAGGGTTGGAAACGCCGGGGGCCAGCATCGGCCCGGACGAAGTGCGCGAGGCGATGACCTGGCCGGGCGTCATCGGCCTGGGCGAGATGATGAACTTCCCCGGCGTGTTCCTCTCCGACCCAAAGATGCACGGCGAGATGGCCGAGACGATGAAGGCGCGCAAAGTGATCGGCGGCCACTACGCCGCGCCCGACCTGGGCAGGCCGTTTCACGGTTACGTGGCGGGTGGCCCGGCGGATGATCACGAAGGGACTCGCGTTGACGATGCCGTCGCCCGAGTCAGGCAAGGGATGAAAGCGATGTTGCGACTCGGTTCGGCCTGGTACGACGTGGCGACTCAGGTGAAGGCCGTCACTGAAATGGGACTCGACCCGCGCCATTTCATCCTCGTCACCGACGACTCGCATTCCGGCACGCTCGTCAACGAAGGCCACATGAACCGGGTGGTGAGGCACGCGATTCAGCAAGGCCTCAAGCCAATCACGGCGATTCAAATGGCGACGCTGAACACCGCCGAGCACTTCGGCGTGAGCAACGACGTGGGCCAGATCGCGCCGGGGCGCTACGCCGATATTTTGATCGTGAGCGATTTGTCGGCGCTGGCGATTGACGTGGTGATCGGGGCGGGGGAAGTGCTGGCCCAGGGTGGCAAGTTGGCGGTTGACCTGCCTCGGTTCGAGTATCCGGTGGACGTGAAGCAGTCGGTGCATTTGGGAAAGAAGTTGACGGCGGCGGATTTCAAAATTCCAGGCCCCAAATCCCAAAATCCCAAAAACCCAAATTCCAAAGTCAAGGCGAATGTGATCGGCGTGATTGAGAACCAGGCGCCGACAAAACACTTGAGGTTCGACCTGCCGGTGAACAGCGGCGAAGTGAAAGGCGACCCGGCGCTGGATGTTTGCAAAGTGGCGCTTGTCGAACGGCACAAAGGAACGGGCGGGGTGCAGGTCGGGTTTGTGCATGGCTTCGGCTTTAATACGCCGTGCGCGATTGCCTCAACAGTCGCGCACGACAGTCATCACATGCTCGTCGTCGGCACCGATGAGGCGGCGATGGCGATGGCCGCCAACGAGTTGGCGGCGCGCGGCGGCGGGATGCTGGTGGTGAAAGATGATAAAGTAGAGGCTGTCGTCGAACTGCCGATCGCCGGTCTCATGTCGGATGAGCGGGCCGATGCCGTGGCGGCGAAGGCCGAGAAGGTGTTGGCCGCTTACCGGGCCTGTGGCTGTCAACTGCACAATGCCAATATGCAATTGTCGTTGCTGGCTCTGGTCGTCATCCCCGAATTGCGAATTTCGGATTTGGGGCTGGTGGATGTGACGAAGTTTGAATTTGTGCCGGTGCTGATTTAA
- a CDS encoding DUF4058 family protein: MPSPFPGMDPYIEHPDIWQDFHHNLATEIQGQLSPQIRPRYYAAVEVFVSYDDVEVGIARQGRPDVGVVLRETQTTYPVISTAGPAPVESRVALDPLKLFTVEIRAANDRQLITSIEILSPVNKQRGHKAFESYHRKRQAVLNSDTHLIEIDLLRAGERPPLLDPVPLAPYYIILSRLEKRPTVQVWPIQLKDKLPVLPVPLLKPDPDVMLDLNATVAAIYERGAYAIRIDYHQPPPPPELLPEEQTWIESLLKREKQNA; the protein is encoded by the coding sequence ATGCCATCGCCGTTTCCGGGCATGGATCCCTACATCGAACATCCTGATATTTGGCAGGATTTTCATCATAACCTGGCTACTGAGATACAAGGGCAACTCTCTCCTCAAATACGTCCACGCTATTACGCGGCTGTTGAGGTCTTTGTGAGTTACGACGATGTCGAGGTCGGCATCGCCCGCCAGGGACGGCCAGATGTGGGTGTGGTTTTACGAGAGACTCAAACAACGTATCCGGTCATCTCCACTGCTGGCCCGGCGCCGGTTGAAAGCCGGGTGGCGCTCGACCCGCTCAAACTATTCACAGTCGAGATTCGAGCCGCCAACGATCGGCAATTGATCACCAGCATCGAGATTCTCTCTCCGGTCAACAAACAGCGCGGCCACAAAGCCTTTGAAAGCTACCACCGCAAACGGCAAGCGGTGTTGAATTCCGACACCCATTTGATCGAGATCGATCTATTGCGCGCCGGCGAGCGCCCGCCACTGCTCGACCCGGTTCCGCTCGCGCCGTACTACATTATCCTCAGCCGACTCGAAAAACGCCCCACCGTCCAGGTCTGGCCGATACAGTTGAAGGATAAATTGCCTGTCCTGCCCGTGCCGTTACTCAAACCCGACCCGGATGTCATGCTTGATTTGAACGCGACGGTAGCCGCTATTTATGAGCGCGGGGCGTATGCCATCCGAATTGACTATCATCAGCCACCTCCGCCGCCGGAGTTGTTGCCGGAAGAGCAGACTTGGATAGAGTCTCTTTTGAAACGGGAGAAGCAGAATGCCTAA